The DNA region GCAGAATTCGCAACCCCTACATCAACCGGAATCTGGTCAGTCGTTTGTTTTTTTTCGGCAATTTCCTCCAAGTATTTTTCAACGAGGGCCAAAGTCTTCTCTGCATCTGGTGGTTTACCCAGAAAATCAGAAGCCCCGACCAATTTCGCTCGATTGCGATCAATCAGCGTGTCTCGACTCGTCAGTACGATAATGGGGGTTTTCTCAAAAACCGATGTCTGCCGTAAAAATTTGCAGACACTATAGCCACTCGCATTCGGCATGACGAGATCGAGAATAATAATGTCTGGCTGATTTTCAATTAATTTTGCAACACCTCGCATCGGCTCATTAATAGCCAATGTTTTGTAACCTGCGCCTTCTAAAATCTTTTTCAAAGTCTGGAGAATGACCGGACTATCATCAATACAAGCAATCAGACCTTCACGACTAGGCTCTTGACTGCCCCGAGACTGGCGAGCGGATGAACTCGCTGCTTTATCCATTCCAGCCAAAGGATGAGGTAAGTCCGTGATTTTTTTGAGCTGTACGATGCGCTTTTTCAATAAGGGGATGAGCGCTTTCGTCACGTTAGTAACAGATTTTCCTAATTGAACTGAAATATCCCAGAGCGTCGATTGTCCATTAAGATAACGCCCAAAAACCCCTAGGGCAGAAGGGTTTACTCCTGTACGCAATACTGGTGCGAGAGTCGGACTAAGGTTTCCCAAACCAGCGCTTTGCCACTGCCGCTGTAAGGCGACGACTTTCGAAATATCTGGATCTACTTCTAGATAGGACAGGGATAAACTCAGGGCAATTTCTGTCGCCTGCTTGGAGTTTTCTTGCCATTCAATCGTGGCATTGCCATAACAGCCAAGATCAAAAAAAACTTCTTGGGCGATCGCCCGAATAATTGCCTTTGCCTGAACCACCGTAATTTGTTTGTGGTTAATCCCTTGATAGAGGAGCTGATACTCCCACATATGAGCATCGTGTAATTCTTTTGGATTTGGAATCCAGTCAGGCACCAATCGCTTGGTAATTCTATTCCAGCGACGCGTTTCATGAATCCCAGCTTTCGCATAAAGCAAACGACCAGACAAAAGATAAATCCGTCCTTTTGTCTGACTATTACCAATAACCAACTCCCCTGTTGCCCGTTTTTGACAAAGAACATTGAGTTGTTCAGCGATCAATTTGAGGGTGTTGACTGTGGCTGTCATATCGTTTTAGAGCTTTATCGCTCACTAATAATAACTTTGGAATTCTATGTTTTTGTTGCTTTTTTTTAAGAACGATAGAAAACTTATTCTGCTATTTCTATGTTCACAGGAGTCACCAACCTTGCACTCTAACTCTATTTAAATTTAACGCTAAGTCAATTGCTATTTCAAGTTAGTAAAATTCAGATGCCAGCTTCAGCAACTAATCTAGTGGGATACTACTCTCTTTGCTGCTTGACACTTGTTCGTAGACTCAGGAAAACAATCCGGACAAGAAAAAAAAGTTCTGCCCATACTTAAGTGATTTCACGCAGGTGCTCGAGGTAAGTAATTGTACTTTAAGCAACTATTTAATTGTTTTAATAAACATCTCAAGCGACATTGTTTTTTGCCTATAAAGACATGTAACTAACAAGAGAAAATCCTATGCCTAAGAAATGAGTGGCAAATCACCATAGAGCAGTACTCTCCACTATAAATGATTAGCTTGAGAACCGTGGTTTTCAATATCACTATCATTGGAGAAAAGTAATCCGATATTAATGACAAAGTAAACAGAGTACGCCAGTTTTTGCTTCAACTAATCTCAAATAAAAACAAGAAGAAAGACTGTACTCTGAATTTCAATCAAGCTTTAAAAGTTTGTCTTAAAAAGAGAAAAAAATATTGTTTTATCCCAAACAATATCCACACTAAAAAAGAAGTAAGCAACATCTAAAACTAATCTAGTATTTCCAGAGGGTAGGTTTATAGTTTTTATCGCACAATCCCCAGCATTTATTAATTACAACAAATGCATTTTCAACAGAATATTGATCATATTTTTTAAATATAATTTTTTGCAATAGGATATTTATCAGCTTTAACGATAGGATGGCGATCGCCTAAAGAGAATGAGACAATAAGATTTTTTTGTTATGGCAGATATCGCATCACTAATTAATCAAGTACGCGCCGAAGCGAAGCGGGAAGAATTCCCCATTGATAGTCCGGTGTATCGCGCTGCCAAACTCGAACCAACGCAACCGGTTTTATATGGGGGGAATCTGAAAAGTCAGCTGTGCTTTTTTGGGCGGGACCTCGGGCGGGATGAGGTACATGGACGTCAGCCACTTTACGGCGCAGCAGGAACGCTAGTACGGCAGGGTTTTTACTATGCGATGCACGGCAAAAAAATTCATGATAAAGAGCAGTTAGCCACAGTCTGTCAGCGAGTTCTGTTAACGAATACAGTTCCTTACAAGCCACCCGGCAATAAGGCCTATTCTGTCGCAGTAAAAAAGCGATTTCGTCCTTTCATCGAAAAGTTATTAGTATTGCACTGGCAAGGCCAACAAATTATTACCTTGGGTACGGAAGCATTTAAGTGGTTTGATCCCTATGGACGACGTGGTGAAATCAATGGCTTTTTTCGGCAGGCTGATCGCTTTGACACATCGCTTCAGGTGACATTGAGAGCAACGGATGATCAAGGTATTGAACATCAAAAAACAGTAGCTCTTTCGCCCCTTCCTCACCCTTCTCCACTGAACCAACGTTACTACGCAAAATTTCCCCAAATGTTACAAAATCGCCTTGGTTCGATCGCCTTTTAATATTTTCTGGGCATTGTTGGGGATGAAGCAAAATTTCTTATGATAGAAACACAGTCTTGAGGAGAGCTCGCACAATGGCTAAGTGGTTTACAACGGGGGCGATCGCCGCACTTGTTGGCAGTTTTGGTATTTGCCTGGGAGCAAATGCACTGCCAGGTGATTTAAAAGAAGATGTCGCAACTTGGATTGAGGCAAATCCAAGTTTTCGAGATAGCCAAGTCCACAATCTCATGGTGACTCGCTTTAATACTGCGGCTCAGAAATTCACGTTTGAGGCATCGCTCTATTCGCCGACCTACATCAACGAGAAAAATTTCGGCCTCATTCGCAGCGAAAAAATCAGCTTTTTTGATGTCACGAATGGTGTGACATTCGAGCGTCTAGAGGAAGCGCTACGCACCATCTATGGCGTAAATATCTATCAGGATTATGCCAGTGCCCGGGAGATTTATTCTTATCCTGATATCGCAACAGTCAACCGTTCCAAACGCGAAAATCTGCCGACCCTCCGTGCTCAGAATGGCAAACTTTATGAAGGCGATCGCTTTGCATACTGGATCGAGATTGTCGAAACCAATCCAGAGACTGGCTTTGCCAATCGTGGACACATCACCGTTTTAGAGAAAATCGATTTGCCTGCCCTCGAAAATCAAATTAGCAGCCGTTAGGTTGTTTCGTTCTCTCGCTCAAAATCATTACCAGAGCCATACTTAAGTGCCTCCCGCAGTCGTTGCATCCGAAAATCAACAGTGGGAGGCAATTTTTTGCTGAGATGATAGCCAGAGCTATACACACCTAGTGACAAATAATGACGTAACCAATCACTGAGAGTACCCACTCCTAAAGTCGGCAATAACGGCAGTACTGTTTTGAAATTGACACGAGGCAATGTTTTCGCCAGCCCTTTAAACTGCACAACATCTTGCAAAAAAGGATTGAGCACGTCATCACCCAGCTCTGACATCACTTCAAACACAGCGTTCATCAGATCGTTAATTTGATTGGGATTACACCGCTGCTGCACGCCGACACTCATCGCTTTTTGAAAAAGCCAGGTTACAGATAAATTCGGTTGATAGGGTTGCAGTTTTGCAAGGGAATGGCGATCGCAACAATCTTGCTTTAGAGCATCATTAATTCCAGCAGTCAGCCTTGCTAAATGTCTGAGCATTGACCCAAAGCCTCCGAAACTCACTGGAGATTGTGCACCGCTACTGTCTCCAATCGGCAAAATACGACCCCAAGGATATCGCACTGGACTTTGGCGATAACTGGGAAAAAATCCAAACAGAAATCGACGAAAGTCCAAGGCTGCCAGCTCAGTCTGCTGATATTCCGGTAGAAGCTTGAGATATTCGTCGAGTAGAAACTCAAGACTAAATCGATCGGGATGGGCATCGAGGTAGGTAAAAAGATAAGTGGTGCGACCATCCTTCGCTGGAAATGCTTCCCAAAAATATTGGCATTGGTTACGGATCGGCGTGAAAGAGTAAATCAAATCACCTGTTTTGTTTTGCTCAAATCCTTTGGCGCAACTCCCCACCACTAGGCAAATTCCATCGGGTTTACGGCCTTGGCGAGCTTGCTGGGCAATAGGGGAGAAATGTCCCATGCCATCGAGGATAAGGCGTGTTTTTAAAGTGAGCTTAGCGGTTTTGGCGATCGCCCCATTGTCATAAACTTCGATAGTGGTACAGGCATTATGCTCAAAAACTTTGCCACCCCAAGTCAAAAACTTTTCCTTTAATTTTGCGAGTAAGGCTTTTGGACTGACGCCAATATTGAGGATATTCTCGACCCAGAGGGGTTCACCATGGAGAAACTGCACTCGCGCTGGATTGTATTCTGTGTAAATCACCTCCTGTAGCTCCTTCGGCGTTAGCAACTCCAACTCAGTTAGAACTACCAGCTCTGAGCGTGAAATATTCCATTCTTGGTCACGTCCCTGCAAAATACCTTTTTCGAGAACAATGACCTGCCAGCCCTGACGCTGTAATATCGCCGCCAACATAATGCCAAGAGTTCCGCCACAGACCACCACATCGCAGTCATACTCTTGCAGAGTTTGATTACTAGTCTGAACAATCTCTAGCTGAGGAATCTGTCCATTACGCCATTGAGACCATCGCTGATCAGCAAATTGCAGGCCTTTTAACGGGTTTCCATTCACTTGACTGAGAATCTCTTGTACTTGTCCCATGGCGATCACCTCCCGCTATCTCTCATTTTTCTAGGCTAGTTTTATCATTTTCTGGCTAAGTCATTGACAATAAGTACTTCAAAAGCAGACAAAAAAGAGGATTTGCTTGACTTAACAAAACGCAATGAATAAAATCAGCGTAACTTATGTTGCTCGCCTATTCGTAGACGATGTCTTCTATAGATTTAAAGATTTAAGAAATATTTTTTAGATTATCCCCCAAGGAGCTTACCCATGCTTAAGAAATTGTTTGGAAATGCCGAAGAAAAATTTGTAATGGAATTACCTGACTCTCAGGGACAAAATTCTAGTGCGGCAATGGCTCCTACTATTATCCAAAAAGAAGAAACAACATCTGCTCCAGCAGAAAAGATGGCAATCATCGCTGTCGATAGTGATGCAACGACAGAGATTGACGTTCCTAAATCTGCACCTGTTGTAGCTCCAGAGCCCGTTAAAGCTGCGACTACAGCTCCTGCTTCTGCGCAAGCTGAAGTTGAGAAGGCAAGTACTCCAGCTGCAACAGTAGTAGAGGAGACGACTGAAAATACAGCAGTAGCTGCGACTCCCGCAGCGCCAGTCGGATCTTTTTCTGACAAGTTTCTAGTCAATGCGGGCAATACCAATGCTCGTCGTCGCCCCAGTAAAAGTATGGATCCATTTATGGGATTGGCTCGCACAATGGGTGGTCGTTAAATTCACCATTGTATTGAGAGACATATCAAGGCTGTAGCAACAACAGCTGAAATAATCGAGTTGGATTTGTTGAGTATGACCAGAGGGGCGATCGCCTCTCTTTTTTTGTAGATTTATTTCCAAAACCTAGTGAAATAGCTTCAGTCACAGTGCTTCCAGAAGCATGTCAGATGTAGCCAGCTGATCATTGCGATTCCGATAATGCAACACTAATCACCTGAAATTTCCGGAAACCACCAAATTTAGAGAAACATCTATTTATAATGAGTCCAAACTCCTGTGTACTGCCGCGTCTATGCATCCCAACGAGCCGGACTCTCCCGCACTTTCCGAACAGAACACGTCACCCCTGAAAAAGCACCGCCTTCTGATCGGACTGGTTATTGGCGCACTGGTTGCAGTGGGAGGCGGTATGGGGTTCGCTCGCTATTTCATTTTTAAACGCCTCTCGCCCACCATCGAAACACAACTGACAAATTTAATTAATCGCCCGGTCAACCTAGGGGAAGTAAAATCCTTTTCCCTAAATGGTGTTCGTCTTGGCTACTCCGAACTCCCTGCCACAGAAGATGAAACCGATCAGGTTTTGCTGGAAGGCGTTGTTGTTAATTTTAGTCTTTGGCCACTACTCACCCAACGCAAGCTCAATCTCGATATCACTCTCCTCAAACCCCAAATTTATATCGAGCAAGACATTGATAATGTGTGGGTCGCTCTCGATATTCAGGACGATGACGACGATGATGGCGGTGGCATCAAAGTTGATGTCAACAATATTTATCTCAAAAATGCAGATTTAACCGCGCGCTCACGCATGGAGTCGGGCACTCTACAAACCCCTATTGAAATAACAGTCCCCTATGGCAAGGGCAAGCTCGTTCAAAACGATGAAGCTATTGATTTTGACCTAGAGGGCACCCTAAAACGTGGCGGAACTTTAGGCGTAACGGGTATCGCGAATCTTACTGATAGTTCTTTTTCTCTCGATCTACGCGCCAAAAAGCTTCAAATTTCGACCGTGACAGATTTATTGCCATTGCCTTTTACCCTGGCGGAAGGCTTGGTAGATGGCCAACTAGCGATGAATTTGGCACCCGGTGGTGAGCTCACAGATTGGCAAGGGGAAGTAATCACAGAAGGTACAACCCTGATTTTGCCGC from [Leptolyngbya] sp. PCC 7376 includes:
- a CDS encoding response regulator translates to MTATVNTLKLIAEQLNVLCQKRATGELVIGNSQTKGRIYLLSGRLLYAKAGIHETRRWNRITKRLVPDWIPNPKELHDAHMWEYQLLYQGINHKQITVVQAKAIIRAIAQEVFFDLGCYGNATIEWQENSKQATEIALSLSLSYLEVDPDISKVVALQRQWQSAGLGNLSPTLAPVLRTGVNPSALGVFGRYLNGQSTLWDISVQLGKSVTNVTKALIPLLKKRIVQLKKITDLPHPLAGMDKAASSSARQSRGSQEPSREGLIACIDDSPVILQTLKKILEGAGYKTLAINEPMRGVAKLIENQPDIIILDLVMPNASGYSVCKFLRQTSVFEKTPIIVLTSRDTLIDRNRAKLVGASDFLGKPPDAEKTLALVEKYLEEIAEKKQTTDQIPVDVGVANSALSRNL
- a CDS encoding FAD-dependent oxidoreductase; amino-acid sequence: MGQVQEILSQVNGNPLKGLQFADQRWSQWRNGQIPQLEIVQTSNQTLQEYDCDVVVCGGTLGIMLAAILQRQGWQVIVLEKGILQGRDQEWNISRSELVVLTELELLTPKELQEVIYTEYNPARVQFLHGEPLWVENILNIGVSPKALLAKLKEKFLTWGGKVFEHNACTTIEVYDNGAIAKTAKLTLKTRLILDGMGHFSPIAQQARQGRKPDGICLVVGSCAKGFEQNKTGDLIYSFTPIRNQCQYFWEAFPAKDGRTTYLFTYLDAHPDRFSLEFLLDEYLKLLPEYQQTELAALDFRRFLFGFFPSYRQSPVRYPWGRILPIGDSSGAQSPVSFGGFGSMLRHLARLTAGINDALKQDCCDRHSLAKLQPYQPNLSVTWLFQKAMSVGVQQRCNPNQINDLMNAVFEVMSELGDDVLNPFLQDVVQFKGLAKTLPRVNFKTVLPLLPTLGVGTLSDWLRHYLSLGVYSSGYHLSKKLPPTVDFRMQRLREALKYGSGNDFERENETT
- a CDS encoding uracil-DNA glycosylase family protein — translated: MADIASLINQVRAEAKREEFPIDSPVYRAAKLEPTQPVLYGGNLKSQLCFFGRDLGRDEVHGRQPLYGAAGTLVRQGFYYAMHGKKIHDKEQLATVCQRVLLTNTVPYKPPGNKAYSVAVKKRFRPFIEKLLVLHWQGQQIITLGTEAFKWFDPYGRRGEINGFFRQADRFDTSLQVTLRATDDQGIEHQKTVALSPLPHPSPLNQRYYAKFPQMLQNRLGSIAF